The nucleotide window GGCATCGATAAAGGTGCGGCGGTCAACGATTTTATGCAGGAAGCGCCATTTACCGGGCGTATCCCGGTATTTGTGGGTGACGATCTGACCGATGAGAAAGGCTTTCTCGCGGTAAATGCGATGAACGGTATTTCGGTTAAGGTCGGGGAAGGATCAAGCCATGCGCGTTACCGGCTGCCCGATGTTGCAGCCGTCTGGCACTGGCTTGAACAACTATTATTACAACTAGAACATGACAACGTCGGTAAGGAGTTTAGGTTATGAGTCGTTTAGTCGTCGTATCTAACCGTATCGCTATTCCTGATGGGAGTAAAACCAGTGCAGGCGGCCTCGCCGTCGGGATTCTGGATGCACTGCAGACCACCGGAGGATTGTGGTTTGGCTGGAACGGAGAGATCAGCGAATTCTCCGGTGAAGAGGATGAAGAACTTTCGCAGATCGAGCAGGACGGCATTACCTATGCGTCATTCCCGCTGAATCAAAACGATTACGATCAATATTACTGCCAGTTCTCCAATACGGTGATCTGGCCTGCCTTCCATTATCGCCTCGACCTGGTGGAGTATCAGCGCGAAGCGTGGGAAGGGTATAGCCGCGTCAACACGTTGCTGGCTCAGCGCCTGACGCCGCTGCTGAAGCCGGACGATATTCTGTGGATTCACGATTATCACCTGCTGCCTTTTGCCGCTGAACTGCGCAAACAGGGGGTGAATAACCGCATCGGATTCTTTCTGCATATCCCGTTCCCGACGCCGGAAATTTTCAACGCGCTGCCGCCGCATCAGGAACTGCTGGAGATGCTGTGTGAATATGATTTGCTGGGTTTCCAGACAGAATCCGACCGCGTGGCATTCCTCGACAGCCTGAGCCAGCTCACGCAGCTGCAGAATAAAGGCGACAAAAAGCACCGTGCCTTCGGCAATACCTTTATGACCGAGGTGTATCCGATTGGTATTGAGCCGGACAAAATCAAAGAGATGGCAGAAGGGCCGCTGCCGCCGAAGATGGCCGCCATGAAACGTGAGCTGGGCGATCTGCAGAATATTATTGCCTGCGAACGTCTGGATTACTCCAAGGGCTTACCGGAGCGTTTTCTGGCTTACGAAGCGCTGCTGGAAAACTTCCCGCAGCATCGTGGCAAAATCCGCTATTCGCAGATTGCGCCGACGTCGCGCGGTGACGTGCAGGCCTATCAGGATATCCGTCATCAGCTGGAGACCGAAGCCGGCCGGATTAACGGTAAATATGGCACGCTGGGCTGGACGCCACTTTTCTACCTCAACCAGCATTTCGACCGCCGTCTGCTGATGAAAATCTTCCGTCTCACCGATGTCGGACTGGTGACGCCGCTGCGTGACGGGATGAACCTGGTGGCCAAAGAGTACGTGGCGGCACAGGACCCGGACGATCCTGGTGTGCTGGTGCTGTCCCGCTTTGCCGGCGCGGCCAACGAGCTGACCTCAGCGCTGATTGTGAACCCGTACGATCGTGACGACGTCGCTGCCGCGCTGGACCGCGCGCTGACCATGCCGCGCACCGAGCGTATTTCGCGTTATAACGACATGATGGCTGTGCTGCGCAAGCAGGACATTACCGCGTGGCGTGAAAGCTTCCTGAAGGACCTGAACTCGCTGCCAAAGCGCAGTGACGATCACGGCACCGCCAGCAAAGTGGCGACCTTTCCCAGGCTAGCGTAACGCCGTTCTGCATCCTGACCTTTTCCCGCGACGGGAGAAGGTCGGGCAGGGCAGGCAGAGGAAGGACTGAACGTGCGCGCCTGCCATTGCAGCGCGCGCATGCTAAAAAGTCCTGAGCCGCTCCCTGACGGCCAGCACGCTCAGCGGCGGATGGCATCGGCATGTTGACTGCCGCTCACCCTCT belongs to Candidatus Pantoea soli and includes:
- the otsA gene encoding alpha,alpha-trehalose-phosphate synthase; translation: MSRLVVVSNRIAIPDGSKTSAGGLAVGILDALQTTGGLWFGWNGEISEFSGEEDEELSQIEQDGITYASFPLNQNDYDQYYCQFSNTVIWPAFHYRLDLVEYQREAWEGYSRVNTLLAQRLTPLLKPDDILWIHDYHLLPFAAELRKQGVNNRIGFFLHIPFPTPEIFNALPPHQELLEMLCEYDLLGFQTESDRVAFLDSLSQLTQLQNKGDKKHRAFGNTFMTEVYPIGIEPDKIKEMAEGPLPPKMAAMKRELGDLQNIIACERLDYSKGLPERFLAYEALLENFPQHRGKIRYSQIAPTSRGDVQAYQDIRHQLETEAGRINGKYGTLGWTPLFYLNQHFDRRLLMKIFRLTDVGLVTPLRDGMNLVAKEYVAAQDPDDPGVLVLSRFAGAANELTSALIVNPYDRDDVAAALDRALTMPRTERISRYNDMMAVLRKQDITAWRESFLKDLNSLPKRSDDHGTASKVATFPRLA